One part of the uncultured Bacteroides sp. genome encodes these proteins:
- a CDS encoding family 16 glycosylhydrolase has protein sequence MNKRIKYYLFFFFYGFCLLNTLAQVPSGYNIVWADEFNDPSVDGKPIVRVNNDSWWYETGNGGWGNNELQYYIAGINGSDTLAAISNGTLKIKAIQKNIGTSQYESIRMNTAQSWKYGYFEMRAKMPTGKGTWPAFWMLPKNFQSWPLDGEIDIMEYVGYDPNRVHGSIHTMSYNHSIGTQRTSNKIIQNAETEFHTYALLWTEEKIRIYVDGYNYFTFSNDGTNNKDTWPFNAPFYLKLNLAVGGNWGGAMGVDTSIFPATYEIDYVRVYQNTTAINDTKEEKLIDSNFNNVSNLLQVNFKEEGIHRLSVTDIKGRIIKKIETTDLVSEIDCSGWPKGFYLVSANSGKSLFTQKFLKY, from the coding sequence ATGAATAAAAGAATAAAGTATTATTTGTTTTTCTTCTTTTACGGTTTCTGCCTGTTAAATACTTTGGCTCAGGTCCCTAGCGGATATAATATTGTATGGGCCGATGAATTTAATGATCCTTCGGTTGATGGCAAGCCAATAGTTCGGGTCAATAATGATTCGTGGTGGTACGAAACCGGAAATGGTGGTTGGGGAAATAATGAACTGCAATATTATATTGCGGGTATAAATGGCAGTGATACATTAGCAGCTATTAGTAATGGAACTCTAAAAATAAAAGCCATTCAAAAAAATATTGGTACCTCACAATATGAATCTATTCGTATGAATACTGCGCAAAGCTGGAAGTATGGCTATTTTGAGATGCGAGCCAAAATGCCTACAGGAAAAGGAACTTGGCCTGCTTTTTGGATGTTACCCAAGAATTTTCAAAGCTGGCCGCTTGATGGAGAAATAGACATCATGGAATATGTGGGATATGATCCTAACAGAGTGCACGGTTCTATACATACCATGAGCTATAATCATAGTATTGGAACACAGCGCACTAGCAATAAAATAATTCAAAATGCAGAAACGGAATTTCATACCTACGCATTGCTTTGGACTGAAGAAAAAATCCGCATTTATGTAGATGGCTATAACTATTTTACATTTAGTAATGATGGTACAAATAATAAAGACACCTGGCCGTTTAATGCTCCTTTCTATCTAAAACTGAATCTTGCCGTAGGTGGAAACTGGGGCGGAGCAATGGGGGTTGACACTAGTATATTTCCTGCAACTTACGAAATAGATTATGTGAGAGTATACCAAAATACAACAGCCATAAATGATACCAAAGAAGAAAAATTAATCGACTCAAATTTTAATAATGTCAGTAACCTACTGCAGGTAAACTTTAAAGAAGAAGGTATTCATCGTTTATCGGTTACTGATATAAAAGGCAGAATAATAAAAAAAATAGAAACTACAGATCTTGTATCTGAAATTGATTGTTCAGGTTGGCCGAAAGGTTTCTATCTGGTTTCTGCAAACAGTGGAAAAAGCTTGTTTACCCAGAAATTTCTAAAATATTAA